The Toxorhynchites rutilus septentrionalis strain SRP chromosome 1, ASM2978413v1, whole genome shotgun sequence genome contains the following window.
tatatatatatatatatatatatatatatatatatatatatatatatatatatatatatatatatatatatatatatatatatatatatatatatataagagatgaaaagttgacgtctttgacaaaagtttttttttatgttatctaAAATTTTGCCGAATACAACTATATCCATATCTTGAcattaaacaaaatttatttttagtagtatttttttctaataaaacattaaaaatttgttattaggaaaactttttccctgtaccCATCTTctaatgtatggatgacttgttggttgtTATATGGGCTTTTCATATTATTCCGCTGggctctaaattcaaaattacTGTGTACCGAAACAGAGAGATAAAAATCAGTAGgttattgaaaaattcaatttattaaaaaaaaaattttcaacctGAAGtacaatcaaatcaatcaataCACTAGGAAAGGATTTAGGAAGATAAGAAAAGGACCTGGAAGGATGATTTTCGTTAGGAAGCAGAATACTATTTAATTCTTGAGCTGCTCTAAAAGCTTGCTGCAAAATAAATAGTTCGCCTAAACATTCTAAAAAATCAAATAACGAGATGTCGGTAACTTCAATCACGATGAGTAATGTATACTTGGATCTGACCTTTACGCCTTGTACAAAATGCGGGAAAACTTCAATATAAAACGAAGACCTGATTGCATGTGATAAGCGCGATTGCTGGTTTTATACACGCTGCGTTGGGATAACTGTGATGCCTAAAAAGGATAAGAATTGGTTCTGTCCCTTTTCAGGAATACCAGAACCGAAAGAAAACATTGCTTTCCATGAAAAAAATGGACCTGCAGACAATACCCCGATCCGTGGAAAGAAGATGAAAGCAATGGAAGCCGAACAGAAACGTTTGGAAGAGAAAATGGATGCAAGTGTTTGATACGAGCGAAGAGCGCTCCTTACGTATTCTCCCTTGCATCTCCCGAGAACTACGCGAAAAGGCGTTGAATTCAGTTAAAGAATTACGAGAGAAGCAAATGGACGAAAGAAGAAGTCAATATGAGATGGAGCtgcaggaacaaaaaaaaaatttaatgtttaGAAAATCCAGGAGAGCATCTTTGTCGAATGAAGGGGATGGAAGCAGAAAACTGTATCCCAAGCAGAGTATCCTAGTGCAACGaagaatttgttgaaaaatcaccCTTGGTACCACAAATCATTCGGTCAACTGATGGGAAGTAATCTGTCGGTGTGTCTTGCAGAGGGGGAAAATCTTATAACTGAAGAAGATTGTGAGGAAGATGATAGTGAAGATGAAATAAACAGTAGTGATGAGGATGAGAAAAAGAGCTTGAATGAATCTCGAAAAGGGTAGGAGCACCAGCGTGCTGGGCCGAGTGGAGCACAACTAAGCACAAGAAACGGAGTCACAAGAAAGCTTTCAATCTTTTCTGGAAAGCCGGAAGAGTCACCATTGTTCTTCGGTACATACCAAGCATCTAATGAGAGTTGAAGACCTCGGAAAGACTCCAAGACACCCTGAAAGGTGCAGTGCTCGAATCTGTTCGGGGGCAACTCCTATTTTCCAAGTCTGTTCCAAGGGTCATCGCAAAGCTCCGTCAACTCTATGGTCGCCCGGAACAGTTATTACAAAACCACCTAGAGAGGGTTCGAAAGCTTTAACCACCGAGAGATCAGCTAGTTACCTAGTTTCATTCCGTTTGGAAACGCAGTGGAACAGCCTCGGGAACATCTCTGGAAGCTGTAGATCTAGTAGTCACTTTACGTGCACTCACAGACTTTACTTCGAAAATCATTTTCGATGCTTGCGAGGCAAACGTAAACTAGGAGTTCAAACCATTCAACGGAGATGAAATATAATTCATCTTTGCAAAGTGAATCAGCGCTGTTACTTTTTTACGTAAACGCTTGTATTGAATGAAATTCAAAGGATCTCTGGTGGTAATCCATAAGCGATACATAATACTTCTTTCGACCATGGCATTTTGGATTACATTGTTGAACCATGGATTTTTCTTTGGCCTTAAGATTTTTATAGGTACAAATGAATCATAAAGTTCAATGAATCTTTGATTTAGAAAATCCAAGGCAATATGAGGGTCAGAAATGCTGTACAATAAAGACCAATGGATCAATTCTGTAGCACGACCTAGACCAATCAAATCAACATTAATATAATCTCTATAACATTGAATGATTTGTAGTGTCAGTACGATTTAAATCCAACGATGCAAAAATAATGTCATGTTTAGAAAATCCAGGAGCTGATACCTGATTGAAACTTAAGATGATTTCCGTTCTATTAGTTAACATTAGATCAATCAACGAGCATCCCCCGGGATAGTAAGGTGTAGACTCGGAATTGACAAATGCTGTACCTAAAGAATTCAGATTGCTATCTAATCTCGTCGCTAGAGGTGAAGAAAATATCAACTCAGTATTAAAATCTCCAACTACAACAATATTTGTATAATTTAGAGATGAAGTACCAAGTTGGTTGAATAATGTTTCAGAGCAGTCGTTTCTGGGAGGGTTGCAAATAGTACCGAGAAGAAATTTAGTGTTATTCATTTGAACATCGAGAAACAGAAAGCCAGTGTGGTTTACATTTTCTACACCATCAGAGAATCAGATCATATCATTcctgattgcaccctaaaacctccaaatctTATaaaaacatgccaaatttggtttcattttcttgattaattttcgagttatgcagaaatttgtatttcatttgtatggcagtcccaccTAAGagaaggggtggagtgtctaaccaccatagaaacatttattgcaccccgaaaccttcacatgccaaatttggttgcatttgctttattaattcttGAATAATGCAGATATTggagttttatttgtatggcagcccccccttagagggggggggggttccTTAATTTATTAAGCATGGTTATAACAAAGTACCAGGGTTGCTCATTTGTCGCCGACGACActgatttgttttttcaagaagaaCCTCTACCTACCAAAATGCTACCTTTTTGCACCTGACAAAAAAATATTGGGTCACTGctgatcaaaaaaaaaaaactaatggcAAGTTAGCTCGGATGCTGTAGAGATGAGGAGAACGTGGAATGGAAGATCCGCACAGGTTGACCAAAAGAATGCCCAAAAACTGAtcaagaaaagttcaaaattCATTGAAACCGAATGGGAATGTTGACTGGTATTGTCACTCGGAAACTTATTGTTACCAATCCCACCGAGTCCAACAGGAAATTCCGCAATGTTCTATGAGCGCGATGTACCCCATTACCATTCCGCTGCCCCCGCCCAGCGTGCACAAATCACAGCCAACGTCATCCTCACCGCTTTCGGGATCAATTTATGCTAATTTGTGCCGCTCTGGGACTGGGCACGTTATTTTGTGTTGATGGCCCGACAGCAGGTCCACCTGGCCGCATGTCTCGCGCATCAACACGGAAGAGAGAGGATGATGTTCACATTCCCGTGCAGCATGTAATTACATGTGACACTGTTGTTACTTTTCCATTAGCCTGGCGGGGACAACATGGTTGTTTTTCCTTAAATCAACTTTTGCCTTTACGATCATTGCGGGCGCTTGTGGTCCGTTTATGGCATCGTTCAGCGCATTTtgaagcacacacacacatatacacattaTTAATGGAAAACCAACATTTTAACTCCCCACTCAACAGGTACGCGCCACCGGCAAAATGTACGCCTGTAAGAAGCTGGAAAAGAAGCGCATCAAGAAACGGAAAGGGGAATCGATGGTGCTGATCGAGAAGCAGATCCTGCAGAAGATTAACTCCCGCTTCGTGGTGAATTTGGCGTACGCGTACGAGACCAAAGATGCGCTCTGCTTGGTGCTAACGATAATGAATGGTGAGTgattgtgtttgtgtgtgtacaGACGGGGGCAGATCAGCTCAGGATGAGTATTTATTCTTCCCTTCAACAGGTGGAGATCTCAAGTTTCACATCTACAACATGGGTGGCGATCCAGGATTCGAGCTAGTGCGCGCACGATTCTATGCTGCTGAGGTGGTCTGCGGGTTGGAGCATCTTCATCAGATGGGCATCGTGTATCGGGACTGTAAACCGGAGAATATTTTACTCGATGATCATGGTCACGTACGGATATCGGACCTTGGACTGGCTGTAGAAATCCCCGAAGGAGAAATGGTGAGGGGGAGAGTTGGCACCGTCGGTAGGTTTCCGTTTGAACCGAGAAAGAATACAGCCaatctattgaaacaattttttttaatacttcaGGTTACATGGCACCGGAAGTAATTGACAACGAGAAGTACTCCTTCTCGCCGGATTGGTTCAGCTTCGGATGTCTACTGTACGAAATGATCGAAGGGCAGGCTCCATTCAGAGCGCGGAAGGAAAAAGTGAAACGAGAAGAGGTCGACAGGCGGGTTAAGGAAGACGCCGAGAAATATTCACATAAATTCAGCGACGAAGGCAAATCTCTGTGCCAACAGTTACTTATGAAGGCCGCCAAGAATCGGCTGGGTTGCCGCAACGGACGGTATGGTGCTCGCGAGGTCAAACTGCACTCGTTCTTCAATAGTATTAACTGGAAACGGCTGGAAGCGGGTCTGGTGGAACCGCCCTTCGTTCCCGACGTAAGTCCTGGAAGGTTGTGTGATTTGATGGTGCGTAacagttttttttgctttaaattCTCCGCTCAACTCATTAGCCCCATGCGGTTTACGCCAAAGACGTGCTAGACATCGAACAATTCTCAACGGTAAAGGGCGTCAATCTGGATGCGACCGATGAAAACTTTTACTCGAAATTCAACACAGGCTCAGTGTCGATTCCTTGGCAAAACGAAATGATCGAAACGGACTGCTTCCGGGAGCTGAACGTGTTCGGTCAGGATGAATGCCCAACGCCAGATTTGCTCATCAACGCACCGCCAGTTGTGGAGAAGCCAGGATGTTTTCCCTTCAGGAGGAAGGTATGTATAGCGTAAATATATGTTTATATGGAGATGGATGGTGTTTTTTATATGATAAAACACTATTGCCATTATTTAATATAGACATGTGATTTTTCGATGGGACCTGCGATGAATTCTCACCATACTTGCTCGTTATGCAACGTTAGTCAAatcgaacctttttttttcctatttgtcATCAAATATTATGtcaggagttcggctccttcaaacctatgtaactgagcctgtaaaaataaatgatttaaataaaaaaaatcaaatattataCCGAACAGtgttcacacacaaaaaaaaatcacgtccTCTCTAGTGAAATTCTTGCTAAGAGGCAGCACGTATTGCaaacagggcccgaaatcttcgaaggtgaaaaatgaagaccgacacTACTTTCAGTAGCTTCGTTTCgtctagaactgcttcggcagtcgccgtcaacaataaatgaattgaccagAAAGTGATTTGACTagtgttgactagcgaggatgactgaggaactagtccagtcagtggttatcaGTGTTTGCCAATTGATCCATTCGCTGAATAAATcgctttcgtttgttcaaatatgatcttacagaaatcatttcccccagcggcattcttttgttgttacgtgctacaaatcacgacacaaaagagaacgagacaactcagCTTCGGTTCGCACTTTATTACATACGAGCATTCATAACACACATGACATAcgagggaagggtagtcagattatatttttcattttcaacgcTGCTATCCCTTGGAATATATGcgttcatatagaccgcatagttttactagcaacaccgctccagtgagaaacaaaaactctctcgttttagctcCTCTCCCATTTGCTGCTCTCCGAACATGGTGACTGAATGATGGCGTAATTCTTCTTGCTCTGCACTTGTCTGCGTAGTggttttcgctatagtagaacaGGAcaatatatgcggttcaaagtTGTATGTAGGCTTAgaaaatggtgtgcgatgtttggtacagttcgaatatgcaatcaacagtcttcgttcctctctttgttaattcatttagtgtaacacaagtgattactgtcattcatacaagtatctgaatgatccactaatgtttggttatatgttcgtgagaggttacttgcatgacataTTGTATATCATTCGGCATTGATCGGTGGTTATttcaactgactcgactaatgaattaAAAAGTTTAGAAGTTTAAAAGTTAAAAGTTTAAGTTTAAAAATCTCTTCATAAATCGCTATAAAAACTTGTGCAATATTTTCTTCTGCTCGCGTGTCTCCTATGCGTCGAACCGTATAATAAATGACgtatacgaggtatggctattaaataacaagACTGGTcacgaaaaagggttatattttaaaaattacggtacaacgatatgctccccttcaatatactccccttgactcctcacacacctttccaaccgttttttcattgttcgaagcagtgctgaaactcttcttctgtgatggcgtacaaaaaccgcgtcgctttttcttcgcctcttctacagactgaaatcgggtacctttcaacacggatttgatcttggagaatagaaaaaaattgcatggggctagatctggcgaaTACGGGGtatgttcgagcactggaatgcccttatcggctaaaaattgcttcaccgacagcgcgttacgggcaggtgcgttgttgttcgtgtttttcgtcacacattatttccgacgcgcactacaaaccacgttccattcaaaccactgctgctcgcaaactactatagtgacaaacacgtgttttcgtacgtttatagcagacacttcaagctaccgaacgcactattcggTTTTCTCCCCACCCCTCTAGGGCGCCCACCAGGcgcgcagtctcgttatttaactTTTTGGGGTCGcgtgtctgctctcagccaccataccttttttaccgttctggtcgtttgtctgctctcagccaccacagcaaggaaccaTACTAATCTTATACTAAACGTGATAAtttatcagttcacacttttta
Protein-coding sequences here:
- the LOC129763793 gene encoding G protein-coupled receptor kinase 2; the encoded protein is MELENIVANTVYLKAREGGSDNNKGKSKKWRKILQFPHISQCIDLKNKIDVSYGYVVDQQPIGRELFHQFCRIKRPQYFRYISFLEETARYEIAADENRLELAYDLAKRYLCVCTESQATEDSGGGGGDGDDGKCDDDSGIGGDTKKLSNHDEQQEKRANSTSNVTSTSAPGCKTNNSSSVPPKANSNNSSSAIRSGDDDDFVLDVLNDDIVAQVRSKLLTSTKELFDASVTAVKTFLEGEPFREFEASMYFHRYLQWKWLEAQTITYKTFRMYRVLGKGGFGEVCACQVRATGKMYACKKLEKKRIKKRKGESMVLIEKQILQKINSRFVVNLAYAYETKDALCLVLTIMNGGDLKFHIYNMGGDPGFELVRARFYAAEVVCGLEHLHQMGIVYRDCKPENILLDDHGHVRISDLGLAVEIPEGEMVRGRVGTVGYMAPEVIDNEKYSFSPDWFSFGCLLYEMIEGQAPFRARKEKVKREEVDRRVKEDAEKYSHKFSDEGKSLCQQLLMKAAKNRLGCRNGRYGAREVKLHSFFNSINWKRLEAGLVEPPFVPDPHAVYAKDVLDIEQFSTVKGVNLDATDENFYSKFNTGSVSIPWQNEMIETDCFRELNVFGQDECPTPDLLINAPPVVEKPGCFPFRRKKKQSPREKPVPFNEKLLSSSQTAVTISPSHTES